AGTAGCTTTGTTTCATCTGAGAAGCAATAAATTTATTGTACAAAAAAATTACCatcttacaaaaatatttaaactttgaGTTAGGAACTATATAGCATTGGAAAAATTATGGAAGGTCATATGCTAGATTTCAGAGCTGCCAGATCTGCATACCTGAAAACAATCAGCACACACCAAAACTCTGTCAAGCTTTGCTATGTTGCTGTGGGCTATAAAGGTGTTATAATTCATCTGTCAGTTCTAATGATACTTTTGGTGacactttcatttcttcttgATTACTAGGTCCGTATGGCTTTAAAAAAGGCTGAGAAGGAGTTTGAGTTGAGAAGTAATTGGTCTGTTCCTGAAGCTTTGCAGAAGTGGCTTCAGTTAACACATGAAGTTGAAGTACAATATTACAATATCAAAAGACAGCATGCAGAAATGCAATTAGCAATTGCTAAAGATGAGGtaataaattattcttcagCTACTCAAAGATTTTTCTGATCCGTTGCTAGAGATATGAAATAGTAAACACAAAGCAGATAAGcatttgtgcttttttcttctctgaattgTTGTTTGCTACCTGTCAATATTGCTGATGTTTTGTCATCTGTTAAGTATGTTACTAGTTTTATGCATTTCacttttactttgctttttaggcagaaaagataaaaaagaagagaagcacTGTATTTGGAACATTACATGTTGcacacagctcctccctggATGAAGTGGACCATAAGATTCTTGAAGCAAAGTAAGAGTGTTACTGGGACAGGATGCGTATTTTTTGTGATTATTTGCTCCTGGAACAGAACTCCCGGAGAGTTATGGAATTGTGTCTTGGTGGTTTTGCACTTtacaaaagcaatttaaataatactaaaatgtgaatatttcaGCAGCTGTAATGGATCTTCTGGTATGCTGGAATGAATGTGTTGCTTTGCTTTATCAATAAGTACAgtgtatataattttaatatgtgCCTTTCTTCAGGAAAGCACTCTCTGAGTTGACGACGTGTTTGCGGGAGCGTCTTTATCGATGGCAACAGATTGAGAAGATTTGCGGGTTTCAAATCGCACACAATTCTGGGCTACCAAGCTTGACCTCCTCTCTCTACTCTGATCACAGCTGGGTAGTTATGCCTCGAGTTTCCATTCCTCCCTACCCAATTGCTGGGGGAGTTGATGACCTAGATGAAGACACTCCTCCAATAGTTTCACAGTTTCATGGTAAGTGATGAGCTCAgtaaaaagaaaggggaaaagttGTGGGACATGGGATTTTCAAGTCAGGTGGGAGAAGAGTACTGAAATCAAACAGGATTAGATCACAGTCCAAAAAGACCAAAATTCTATGTAGGACTTCAGATACTAGCTCCAGTGGGACTTAAATGGAAAAGTGGGTTTTGCAGTGAAGATAGCATAAGGAAAAAGCCTCTTGTTTTGTTGCAGTGGGAGAGTGGGGCAAATTCAGCTAAGGTTTTGAAAGTAGTTGGCAACTTTGGATTGCTGCTTAAATAAAGGTTTGTAATAAATAATGCTGAGTTTCTGTTAGCTCGTTTATTCTTTCAGATGGAAGGGATGAGGTTAATCCAGGGTTCCTTGAGCTATGAGAAAGATCACATCCTTTGGGAGGCTGCATGCTACATAGCCTTGTGCACATTCTTTAGTGGTTGGAACAAAATCCTGTTGTTCAAGGGAAGCTTTCAGGCAGAATGTTTGTGTTTGGATATAGTGGGTTGGTTGTTTAAATGTCTGTCGGAGAGGCCGAGTTCTGGAGGGAGAGAAATCCAGCTTTGGTTACACTATGATCAGAAGATATACGCTGGGGATTCAGACCACCCTTGTATCATGAGTCATTGTGTCAGAACAAGAGCCTGCTTCAGGGAGCTTGTGATTAACTGGACTCTAGAGGCAAATCGAAAAGATGAGCTCCCATGCAGTTATTCAAACAAGCTGTTTTAAGCTGAGGAATGAGTAGGAAGGAAAACTGTCATGTGGGTACATTTTTCTTCCAGGGCTGGAATTCTCAGAAGCAAttcaaactgtattttaaaatagcataaGGTTGCCACTTTGCTAGCTTCGCTTAGTGTGCCTTGGgcacttgtttttcttcttaatgtaccagatttttttctgcagaccACATTGAAAAGTTCATTAATCCTCTTGCAACTTACTGCAAGTTCTGATCACTTCTAAGGAATGCTGTTTCTCTAGTTGCCTTCAGTGCAAATACTTTGATTTAAACCCTAGCAACAAATTTATTGGAGACCCAATAAAATATGGATGCCTAGAATTAAGCTTCCAATTCTATGTAGAGAAGCCTGTGGTCTGATTTCAAAATTAAGAGCTCCATTTATTATCACGATTTTCCAGATGGTCTACAATGACAACACTTGGATATGTGTAAAAAACTTCAGACTTGTGGGATTTTTTAGTCACTCTTCTCATTTAGCTCTTGCTTAGAAGTGAAGCCAGAGAAGAAAGTGCAGTTGATTCAAAGGAACTACAATTAGAAAGGACTGTCCTGTTTGTAAGAGCATACTTAGCTGAAACTTTACTGCATGAGGAAAATATGCTAAATGATCTGTTGTTGAAACTAGTGTTGAGGAGTCAAATTATTGTAGGTTAGTTCAGTAAATACTGAATTATTCCCATCCTTTAGACAAAAACAACAAATGTACACGAGGAAGGACAGAAGCATAATGGCTTGTCTTGGTCATGAGGCTTCAGGCAAAATGCGTTGTGCAGGAGGTCAGGAAGGGCTATTTCCGTCGCTGGATCTAAAGTGGAGTGGGCTATTGCCTTGCCCCAGCATCCTTTGGACTCATAAGATTGACAAAATTTGAAGTCTGTTGGACAGGCTTCTTTGTGCCAGAGCAATTGCCTTGATAGGCTTATATGGTGCCAAGCAGTAGAGCTGTTTGATCAATCTCAAGTTGAAGAGCAAAATGGATTAAGAAATAGTGTCTGACCCTGGAAAAAAGTCCTTACAGCTGGAAGGTGACAatgaaaattctatttttccatTGACTCATTAGAACTCAGCTGGTTCCTTGATTTAGTGAGCTTCATTTGCACTGGAAGATTCTACATGTTCAATTGTCATAGCTGAATTCTTCATATTCCTATGTATATACACCTAAAAAGGATCAAATTGTATGTTACTTCTCTGAAAATCCACCGATGGTGCAatcttggtggtttttttgggttttttttttttgttttaataccAGTAAGAAGGATGGTATCTGATTTACCTGGACCTGTAGCACAAATTTCCTAAAGAGATTCTTATTCTCTTATCTCAGTTCACATTTGCTctttgaggaatttttttttgtaatgacaCGAGATGATTTTTGAGCTCCCAACACGCTTTTAAGGTCAGTAGGGAATTCTTCAAAAGTAATATTAGAAGTTTGGGTTACATGTCAACTCTCATGTTGAGAATTGCAAACCTTTCTTTCCTGCTCAGGAGTGGAAATAAATCTATGTGTTGGCGAAGGTGCAATTACTTATGTTTAGTGAAGTTGTGATTTCCTGTACTAAAAGAGACTGGACAACTTGTCCTTTTCTGAGATTCCAGGAAGGGAAACTGTAACATATATGATGATAAACTGtcattgcagaaaataaaatgtattttgtcaGGCTAGACATCCTTGTctacaaaaataattgaagGAGTTTTTAGCGTGTTGTGGTTGTTAAACAGTTTTGAGCACCAGTAAGGGTCTGGTGTATCTTAGATAATCAGTGATGCATTCCATGGGACAGTTTGAGGAGGGGTGTGAAACATCCTGAGACTTGTAACACCTAGCCTGAAAAGAGGtctgtagatttttttctgtacaagTATTGCTGCCTAATAATCTTTTAAAGGAGAAATTGGATTAGGAACATTTGAGTTTATCACTTCCTGTTGGGTACTTTGCTGATGAAGTCTTGTGTGGCTGTCTCCACCCATTCTTAGTATTTTTACTTCCAGAAATTCATAGTTGGCTTGGCAAGAGAGACAGTCTTATCTAAAAGAAAGTTCTTGATCTTAAAATGAAGTTGAATTATGTATTTTCTGTCATGTTATGTAAATGAAATCGGTCTTCTCTATCTAGCCTATTTTTCAGCTAGTGTAGTGTATATCAGTTGGTAGTTTGGTTAGTCATACCTACAATTGCAaaacttttacattttcttctaaCCTCCAAATCACCACACAAAATACAAGACATTGTGTAACATACTAATTTCAGCACTGCTATTTTTAGTTTATGAAAGGTTGGGAGTTTCAGTAgtatctttctttttgttctcaAGAGAGCACAGTGAGCCAGAGCTTTGGTGTACTTGGTCAGGGTAGTATTTGGCAGGCACAAAATCTCTGCAGTTGCATCTTGATTAGCTTCTTCATCGATCCGAGAATGTATGAGGTGTGTCAgtctttcttcctctgaaacTGTCAAGCAATGTCAAAGTTGGTTAAAAGTCGCTGTCACTGAAGCAGATATCTGCTACTTAGTCTTCAGAGTAGATACTGTTAACATCAATGTCACTTGGagggttttggtttgctttttctctgcctcaggGTCCATTGTAAAAGCTCCCAGCACACTGGCAAGAAGCAGTAGCTTGTGTAGATCAAGACGCAGTGTTGTGCCATCATCTCCACAGTCTCAGCACGCTTTGCACTCCCCTGACCCTGACATCCTTTCTGTGTCGAGCTGCCCAGCTCTCTATCGAactgaagaggaggaggaagccaTTTACTTCTCTGCTGATAAACAATGGTACGGAGATTAGCAAACAGTACTTAGAACCCTTGATAGGATTATTGAGACTAACAGCTTAGAATTAGAGGTTAAACCAAGCCAAAAGTTAAAATAATCTGTAGGATAGTATAAATTAATATAGTCTACATGGAGCAGAGAGTTCTTGTCTGGTATGTGTATGTAAATAGCTAGCATGTCATGTACAGTTAAGTAATGTAACAATCCAGGGTGCACTGAACTAACCCTGATTCTCCATTACAATATGTTACTGGCTTTTACATCTGAAACTAGGATCAAAAGCAATGTCAGCTACTGGGCGAAGAGGAGATGGATGGTAACACAATTCTTACAGCATGTTGAGCGTGTACCTACTCTTGTTACATGGCCTCATAGGAAAAGGTTAAATTCCTTTTGGAAGGAGCAAATGAGCTTGTTGAAAGGTAGGGACACTTGTCCTGAAGAAACTTTTTGTATATGATAGGCTTAAATCtccttctttcatttcataACTTTTCTGACTTCACGTGCCAGAAAGATAGACTTTGTTCTTTGAAGTGAGATACAAATGACTGATTCTGGGCAGATGCTGCTGCCCACAAAAGCAAGATTGCACAAACTAATTCCCTTAAGTTTAGATAATAAAATGATGTAATGCAAGTTGTAACTGAAaatgtttaacttttttttttgtttgtttaattaacTATTAAGGAAAAGTGTGGGTGGTACTTTTAGACTAATGTTATTGattctaaattaatttcctttttaactgtatgaaggaaaatgcagtttgattatattttcttttctctctgctctgacTCAGGGAAGTACAGGAAACAGGTTCGGAATGTGACTCCTTAAATTCATCCATTGGAAGAAAACAGTCGCCTCCAGCAAGTCTTGAGATGTACCAGACAATTTCTCCTCAGAAAGTATCACCAGAAGAATTCTCACTTGAGGAATCATCTACGGGAGACTCCTCTTCTCTAACTGCAGATGTTTCTAGGGGCTCTCCTGACTGTGTAGGCATGGCAGAAACTAAGAGCATGATCTTTAGTCCTGCAAGCAAAGTTTATAATGGAATCCTGGAGAAGTCTTGCAGCATGAACCAGCTTTCAACTGGGATCCCAGTCCCAAAGCCTCGTCACACCTCATGTTCTTCGACCGGCAGTGATAGTAAACCCAGCCATGAAGCTGCTTCTGTCCCCAGGATAAGCAGCATCCCACAGGACCTCTACCAGaatggtgaaaaaaataaaaagccatcaaaaataaaaaacctcttTAAGAAGAAGTGTAAGTGAGGTGGGCAGAAGAAAACCTATAGTAAAATTATAAGAactctattttttaaatctttaggAATGTAATTCCATTTGAGCATTCCAGAGTGGATGCCCTAATGGAATACTCTGTAGGTCACCTATATTTAATGACTGTACTGTCAATGGTTGTGCCAGCTGTCAATGAGAAATCATTAAAACGTTCAGACAGTTTACATTAATTTCTgcctatttatttctttatttttttaggttatctttttcagctttttttttaaaaaaagagatttgttgggcttttttaagTTTATTCATAAACCATTTTTAAGCCACTTTGGACTTCTAAGCTTTAATGGACTAGTAAGCCTTCCTGGGCTTGCCAAAGTTTCTTGTTTACTGGAGCATCTTCCTATCTTTCCATAGAAATAGGACATTTATCTACTGGactttaacaaaaataaaagaagtagAACTAATGAATTGCACTACTGTTTTACAGACTGGAACAGTCTCTGCAAGTGAAACTGAAAGCCTTGTATTTGACTGAGAAGATGAATCTTTTCACTTTTAGATCTTTTGGAGTTTTTAAGTAGAATTTAGCATTTCTAATTGACTGAAtttctggaaatggaaatgtcATGCTTTTATTATGGGAAGCTTTGTTAGATGAATTTATTATTAGAATGGTTCAAGTCCTGCTGTAAagatcatttttttcccaggactTTCACTGTGATTTTAATTCACTGCAGGCTGTatgagaaacaaacaaaaaaaaaaaaagaaaagaaaaaaaaaaaagtaaattaccAAGAGAACAGGCTCTTGATTCCTTATGCAAGATGGTTGTGAAACTTgactgaagactgaaaaaattcACCTCTCAAAATGAGGAGGGGGAATAGTAGCTTTTGTTTACAGATTGACAGACAATGGACATTTGGGTTGTGAAAGTTTGTACTGTGGTAAAGATAATAAATTGGAAACATTATTGTGCTTGGGAATGTTCCAATTCTAGCTGATGCTTGTTTCAGACATGTTTCAGAGGTCCTGTTAATTGGAAGCTGTCGTAGGCTACATTGCTTATGCTTACTGCTGTGTATAAGTTATTATATTTTTTGAATTAGCTATTATTGTCTTAATGTCCTCCTTTTGTAAGATTTCATACACTTTATTTTTGTATAGTTTGAAGATTTAGCTGTTCAGAGATGTCTGAAGTAAATGGTATAATTTTATAATGCATACTGTTATACTAACTTGTAATTTTAGATATAAAGATAGATATAAAGGTGAGATGACGTGCTTCAGATAAAAGCAATGTTTATAAAGCTCTTTTAGGGAGAGGTGAAATTACTGTGAGGTAACAAGGAAGCCTTCTTAGGGTTGCAGTAGCTAGGTGTTCAAAaccatatttttgttttttttaaacagttggAGATGAGAAATGTATGGCTTAAGTAACAGTGCCTTTTattcagtttgaaaatattaacaGTGAGCAGGAATTTCTTCTGAGGTACATTCCAAAGAAATTCTCTTGCTCTAGTCAACAGAAGCAATTTACCCAGTGATGACTAAACAGTCTCAGATCTTCCATAGGGGTGTTCTAGTTGCCTCAGTAGCAAGTGCCACTGCCAGGGACTTGACATTAGGGGCTCACTTCTTGCCAATATGTGTGTGATGTACTGTATGAAAGAATTATTTCACAGACTGcctacatttttttctagtaaGGAGCCTTCAAAGCCTGTAGCTAATTGAAATCAAGTGATATGTGTCTTTCTATCATTTTCTATTTAGGTTCCACTGTACATACCCAATGTGTTAGTTCTCTCCTCAAGAATGGTGGTGATTTTAACAGATTTACTGTGATTAGTGACATGGTTGAAAAAGAAGGGTTATAAAATGGGGTGGAGACCTTGCATGTGCAAGTACTTTAAATGTCCTGGTACATTGGTTAATTCCTtaagagaacagaaataattcagaGTTTTGTTGTCTAATGGACACTGATTGTAGGCCATCTATGCAGAAAATCATGGGACAAATCAACTATTTGATAAagtttggagaagaaaaaattagtgGAATGGAAAATAATGAGAACATAATATTGTTCCATTATTCTCTGAATCATCAGATTGACCAGCTGTAGCTTCAAAATAAAGTAACTGCAAGGTAGCAATGGTCTCTTTGAACAAAGATTGTACACTCTGTACATGGTAGACAACAAAAAGCAGCGATGAGAAAAGACTTGTGCTGAAGAACCACCTCAATGCTGAGCCTTCAACAGCTGTAGTTTAAAGCCTGATGAATTCTTGAACATCTACAAAGGGAACAATTACTTTTATGCAAGTAGGGAACTTCCTGTGCCTCCCAAACAACATGGGGAAGATTACTATCAGAAAAATCTTGGTGCACTTGAGAATTGAGTTTAAAATAAGATCTGGGGCTGGATAGTAGATCTTGGTGTGATGTTTGAGTAACTCTGTCTCTATCATTACCAGAAAACATAAAGTGGCATTTTGGTACTGGAGAGTAAACATTTACACATGGAGAAAAAGCAGGTGCTGAGTAGTGGAAGGGCAGCACTTCTTAATTCTGATATCAAAATTGGGCAAACTCAAATATTGAGAAGCCAAAACAGacaaattcagttttctgtaaTAAGTATAACTAAAAGTGAAATAGAGGAGGCATTGAACTCTTTATTGGCTGAGAGTTCAAGTGctaagtatattttttaaaaaaacaattaactattttctggaaaaaatacttctttatgCTGTGCAAACAAATCAGATAAGATTATCATAGTGATAGATTTTGGCTTCAAAATGGCAAACCTTTGGAGCACAGACAACTCTCAACACTCAGTGTATCACCAGCTGTCCTGTACTTTATAGCTGCTTCTTAATAAGTGTTAGAGAACGAATAGCTTTAATTAATACAGTCAGACGTGGTGAGTATTATATGTTGGAGGACAAACTAATTCTACTTTAATTGagttcattttttattattttaatagcCACTTGCATTTCTTGCCATTTAAATTTGTCCACAATGAAAGTGGCTTTCATTGCTCCTACTGCAGAAATTCCCATCTTTAAATGGTTGGAGTCATGTTATTGAGGGATGTTGAGAGCACTGCTCTGAGGTAGATCTTCACTGGCAGTCATCAAATCCAGTCTTAGCATTGAAGTACCTGGCACACGTCCACATTTGAGAAGTGAGACAATGTGCCTCAAAAGGTTCTCTGTTCCATTTGCTACCAGTCTAACTTGAACTTGCTGGCAGTCAGTGAGTCCAGCCAGCATTCCAACCACTAGGATTCATAGGGCATATCAGTCACTTGAGACAGTCAGGTAGTGTCCTTAGAAAttggtttggggggttttgttttgggtgtttttttcgCTTTTTTAGCTAAAATCCATGTCCTGTTTTTAATTATCTGATATTTCAGAAGATGAGGCTCTttgctatttaaatattttgttagaGTACTTTGtcaggacagcagctcctttgTGGAAATTGCCTAAAAGACTTCTCCCTGTTAAAGGTTGCTGTTTAAGTCACTTGTAAAATGAAGAAGTACCAAATGTAAGGTTCtacataaagaagaaaaaaaatcccagttctTCCAAAACTAAACAAATGCAAACCTTTCCACAATTCTTACTAAAGCTACATGACACTTGATTAGCATAAAAGTTTCGGAAAAGGCATTTTGGTGACCATAGGGAATGCTTTTTACCATTTTATAGTGGACTTAGAGATTAAAACAGCTTACTGcgttttgtggtttttggtttttcattttggttgGTTCCCCTCCGTCCCTCATCCCCACAGCTCAGTGATGGAACTTAAAATTGTTCATTGGCAGTTCCAGGCATATGTCAACTTTTCTTCCCCCACTGGTACCTAGGTAGTGGATTACTCTCTGCTTCCTGAAGGGCAGTTTGCTGTAAGAGGAGAAATTCTCAATCGTCGTCTAAGTAGTAATGTTACAGTAAGACTATAGTTCCTTGTTTGGAAGCCTAGAAGATAATGAAGCCAAGAATActtgatttcagttttcttaCAATATTTATGGATGCCAGCTGGAGTTAGGCAGTAATTTACAATTGATTAAAAGCCTAAAAAGATAAAGCTAATTAGAAATTAAACTT
Above is a window of Motacilla alba alba isolate MOTALB_02 chromosome 4, Motacilla_alba_V1.0_pri, whole genome shotgun sequence DNA encoding:
- the STIM2 gene encoding stromal interaction molecule 2 isoform X1, which encodes MSGLRAPGVRPMPTCLLLLGLLLPAAAAGCELEAADGGGGGGGRRGGRGGAAGSAAEPVTDPCSSLSPPCFTEEDRFSLEALRMIHKQMDDDKDGGIEVDESDEFLREDMQYKDASNKHSHLHREDKHITIEDLWRRWKTSEVHNWTQEDTLQWLSDFVELPQYEKNFRDSNVNGTTLPRIAVNEHAFMISHLKIIDRSHRQKLQLKALDVVLFGPLTRPPHNWMKDFILTVSIVIGFGGCWFAYTQNRTSREHITKMMKDLESLQTAEQSLLDLQERLEKAQEENRNVAVEKQNLERKMMDEINDAKREAHRLRELREGAECELSRLKYAEEELVQVRMALKKAEKEFELRSNWSVPEALQKWLQLTHEVEVQYYNIKRQHAEMQLAIAKDEAEKIKKKRSTVFGTLHVAHSSSLDEVDHKILEAKKALSELTTCLRERLYRWQQIEKICGFQIAHNSGLPSLTSSLYSDHSWVVMPRVSIPPYPIAGGVDDLDEDTPPIVSQFHGSIVKAPSTLARSSSLCRSRRSVVPSSPQSQHALHSPDPDILSVSSCPALYRTEEEEEAIYFSADKQWEVQETGSECDSLNSSIGRKQSPPASLEMYQTISPQKVSPEEFSLEESSTGDSSSLTADVSRGSPDCVGMAETKSMIFSPASKVYNGILEKSCSMNQLSTGIPVPKPRHTSCSSTGSDSKPSHEAASVPRISSIPQDLYQNGEKNKKPSKIKNLFKKKCK
- the STIM2 gene encoding stromal interaction molecule 2 isoform X2, which translates into the protein MATARVLSYTCTPHVIAESLEQEWECLSLLGRRGSFWLRTIGNGPIWYLFIVRGFPFHNWTQEDTLQWLSDFVELPQYEKNFRDSNVNGTTLPRIAVNEHAFMISHLKIIDRSHRQKLQLKALDVVLFGPLTRPPHNWMKDFILTVSIVIGFGGCWFAYTQNRTSREHITKMMKDLESLQTAEQSLLDLQERLEKAQEENRNVAVEKQNLERKMMDEINDAKREAHRLRELREGAECELSRLKYAEEELVQVRMALKKAEKEFELRSNWSVPEALQKWLQLTHEVEVQYYNIKRQHAEMQLAIAKDEAEKIKKKRSTVFGTLHVAHSSSLDEVDHKILEAKKALSELTTCLRERLYRWQQIEKICGFQIAHNSGLPSLTSSLYSDHSWVVMPRVSIPPYPIAGGVDDLDEDTPPIVSQFHGSIVKAPSTLARSSSLCRSRRSVVPSSPQSQHALHSPDPDILSVSSCPALYRTEEEEEAIYFSADKQWEVQETGSECDSLNSSIGRKQSPPASLEMYQTISPQKVSPEEFSLEESSTGDSSSLTADVSRGSPDCVGMAETKSMIFSPASKVYNGILEKSCSMNQLSTGIPVPKPRHTSCSSTGSDSKPSHEAASVPRISSIPQDLYQNGEKNKKPSKIKNLFKKKCK